A window of Populus trichocarpa isolate Nisqually-1 chromosome 17, P.trichocarpa_v4.1, whole genome shotgun sequence genomic DNA:
gtttcttctttcattttatacAAGAAGAGATTATTTAAGTTTGTGGGTATGTTTCTATGGTGTCTAGTTGTTTTCGGTTGGGGAGAACATGATGAGTTGGTTGTTCTTGTTTGGATTCaagaattattaacaaataattgTAATTACTGATTTCAAGATGAATTTCAGTAACATAAATATCCCTTCCCAACTTGCTAtttcgttttcttcttcctttttgttAAAAACTATGCATTTTCTCTGATGACTAGCAGCCCCAGATGCAAAAGTGTAGGCTGCTAGCCCACAAGAACGTAGAAAGGAAAGTCCTTGCTCATTTTGATTCAAACCAGCAACAGCTAGCCAATTCACTTCATAGTGATTTTCCTAAAATTATTACCAATTGATACTTAGGTAGTATTCACTTCAAATGTTTTTGGAGGCATAATTTATAAGCTCGGCTATGATGTAAGAAAATGGTAATTTAATCTTGTTGGAGTCTCtttaaatgtttcttttctaGAGGAAATGTTTCCAAACTGGTCCAATGTCTCGGCTTCATCTCTTTTCCTTACGGAAAAGAACAGCAGCAAGTGtcgtttttatttgtttgttgttttcctccttttcttGCCTGCTTGGCAACTAGCTAGTTAGTTGTTAAGAAAGCCTACTGTATGAACTACATCGACAGCATTCAGACCCGAAAGAGATGGAAATATGCATGAGTGGGAGGGGGGGGCCAAGGGAAGAGCTTAATCATGGCACATGCTGTGTGTCATAAACAAAGACATGTACCCTTGGTTCATGCtcgtccctttttttttaatctcttgttcatgGCGTACACACTTCAATTCTGCTTCCTCTCCTCCAAATGCTCATCAGTTTTTGTCATGTCTTGCAATgttttaacatggtatcttCAGCGTTTGTATTTCCTTCTCGAGAAAACTAATACACATGCCAATGTTAAGAACAGCCGTGTGGATCCCAGTTCTCAGAACCATCCTGACAACTACCTTACAGGCAGTATAGTACTGCGTGCAATGAAGATTCCTACCTTATACCTcaactctataaaaaaatagacctCAAGAGGGAATCTGTGGTGCCTCACTTGACTTCTAGTTTTGCCCAACATGGGATTTTAAGTCATTAAACGTGGCTACCATAACAATCTTTGATGTAAATATATAAAGCTTTTGTGGGAGCAGAATCGAACCCATTACCAAAAGCAGAGCTTGCAAATGCATAGCCTTTCGCAGCTAGTTGGCAACATTAACTTGTTCAACgatttacttgaaaaaaacattaactatttttttttctgtatgattcaaataaagctaatttatttaattaattgagactataacttaagttattggatttaaaaaaaaaaacccttacaacgtctaaatattttactaaataaaaaatacagagcCGCAGCATATTGCAATCTTTTCATTAGAGAAATCCCTATTAGAGTATTCAATGCAAATTGACACTTGAAAATTTTGTGTACACATCTAATGGTCACTTGAAACCAACGCAGAATTGGTCAATTAGCTGGCTAGATTGCCAGCTTCATGGCCCATGCAGCTGTCCTCAGGGACCGACCAGGCAGAAACATATACGTGGATGATTCAAATTGGCCAATGGCATCTGTGACAAATGCAAAAATAATGATTCAGATCGGCAAATGGCAAGTGTAACAACATTCCTCCAgtatttgaagtttgaacacTTGTATTCTCTGAAAAAATCCTTATCCTCTAATTTTTTCGGTTTGTTTCTCATTAATCATCGATTAATTATTCTTCCTCCACCCGTTTCTGTATAGTTTTGATAATTACTTGAGCCAATCACAAGGCTTTAGTCAATTTACAACATCATTTTACTGATTCCCAATTTGATACCAAATACAAAACGACTAAGAGGGGAGTGTCTTGTGTTCCTGTCGTACATGACCACTCAAAACAGGACTTCCTAAAAGAAACAAGCAGCTTGCCGTTTCAGCAACTCAGGATGCCGGACTTGTGACACAATTATAAGACTTGTGTTTTTTCGTATCTCTTGATAATTCTTCTCGTTTGACATGGTACATCTGTTTAGATAGCTCTATTTTCTGCTTTCTTCGACTTGAAAAGTTTTAGTTTCCCTCTTTTGCACAGTAGCTGTGCATATAGAATTCATTTCCAATCTCCCTTTGCAGTGTTCTATTTTGTTGCAATTTGATAGGCTTTCATTCTCCTAGATAGCTTACCATCAAAACAGAAATTgttgttttccttgaaaaatcTTGCTGTGCTTTCTTGAAGAATTTCAAGTGATGGCTAATGAATTATGCTTGGATGATTCTTGTGCGAGTCCTAGAATCTCTTTTTCTAATGATTTTTCCGAGAGAGACATTGTACCGATAGAACAGCGCCCTCCCCAATCAAGTTCATTGAATTCAGATTTTTGCTTTCACAACGACACCATCAATCTAGAATCTCCACTGGCAGACGAACTATTCCTCAATGGGAAGGTCGTCGTCCCtattgaaatcaagaaaattatccCCCCCATGACACATGCACAAGAACAACCTGGATGTCCACCTCCACAGGTATGTCTTGATGCTACCTTAACTGAAAAGGATTCAAGGCATGAGAGCTTGAATGTAATCAAGATCAATACAAGCAAAGGAAACAGCATTGATCGAGAATTTTCATCCTTGAGGGAACCTTTCCTTAATCGGGAAATCATTATTCCtctcaaattcaagaaaaagaaaaacattccaCCACCATTTTCACCACTAGGTGCATTTCTTGATGCTGATGATGACAACGATGAAGATACTAACAAAGGCTCAAATCGTTGGATGATCAAGCCTGCAAGAAATAAACCGGACGGCTACGAGaaacaaaacttgaaacaaTCTTCACGTTTCAAGAGGCGCAGTAGCTTGAGTCGTGCTAGCATATGTGGAGGGATCGCATGTCCTTTTCCGTTCTTTTGTCGAAACAACTCTGATGTATACGTACCAAATGTGAAGGGAATACCATTGTCATCAAAAAGGTTCTCACAGTCGTAAGATGAATTCACAGAACTGGAATAAGTTGCGGCTTTCTCCTCCATACAGCTGGTAGATCATTTAATGTGATGAATCATTTGAAGAAGAAACGAATTCTCATTTCCACCTTCTTCTATTACtttatatttcatttcattacAATTTACTA
This region includes:
- the LOC127904490 gene encoding uncharacterized protein LOC127904490, whose product is MANELCLDDSCASPRISFSNDFSERDIVPIEQRPPQSSSLNSDFCFHNDTINLESPLADELFLNGKVVVPIEIKKIIPPMTHAQEQPGCPPPQVCLDATLTEKDSRHESLNVIKINTSKGNSIDREFSSLREPFLNREIIIPLKFKKKKNIPPPFSPLGAFLDADDDNDEDTNKGSNRWMIKPARNKPDGYEKQNLKQSSRFKRRSSLSRASICGGIACPFPFFCRNNSDVYVPNVKGIPLSSKRFSQS